In Candidatus Pelagibacter ubique HIMB140, a single window of DNA contains:
- a CDS encoding methylenetetrahydrofolate reductase: MNFSLEIGPKTDLETVPPLSDVYITMLPGGDYKETADKAAELVKKGFNPVPHFPARSMGDENELKDYVTRCKDAGVKQALIIGGGREPLGKFDSSFQLLETGYFEKMKIGIAGHPEGSPDISDTDLEKAMIDKKPYADYIVTQWLLDPQPIIDFISKQSVPVHVGITGPLKISSLIKFANIVGAKNSLNFLKSNFSKALDLLKPKDPNDLIGKVKSHTDNFHIYTFGGLKETNKWLRENSYV; encoded by the coding sequence ATGAATTTTTCTTTGGAGATAGGTCCTAAAACAGATCTTGAAACTGTACCTCCATTAAGTGATGTCTATATCACTATGCTTCCAGGAGGAGATTATAAAGAAACTGCAGATAAAGCAGCAGAGCTTGTAAAAAAAGGATTTAATCCAGTTCCACATTTTCCAGCAAGATCTATGGGAGATGAAAATGAGCTAAAGGATTATGTTACACGATGTAAAGATGCAGGAGTTAAACAAGCTTTAATTATTGGAGGAGGAAGAGAGCCTCTTGGAAAATTTGATAGTTCATTTCAACTTTTAGAAACAGGTTATTTTGAAAAAATGAAAATAGGAATAGCTGGACATCCTGAAGGGAGTCCTGATATATCCGACACAGATTTAGAAAAAGCAATGATAGATAAAAAGCCTTACGCTGATTATATAGTAACTCAATGGTTATTAGATCCTCAGCCTATTATTGATTTTATTTCTAAACAAAGCGTACCAGTGCATGTTGGAATCACTGGGCCCTTAAAAATATCTAGCTTAATTAAATTTGCTAATATTGTTGGGGCAAAAAATTCCTTAAACTTTCTTAAATCTAATTTTAGTAAGGCGTTAGATTTATTGAAACCTAAAGACCCTAATGATTTAATTGGGAAAGTTAAATCGCACACTGATAACTTCCACATTTATACATTCGGCGGCTTGAAGGAAACTAACAAGTGGTTGAGGGAGAATAGTTATGTCTAA
- a CDS encoding ABC transporter permease — MDFFTKIPVMDRTALREFKKGIDFSFKEFSRAYGEGIESFFDPLLYFLIWLEKLLINSPWPVVIGVFALLAWIGSRSIKLTIGTVVCFLIIGYFGMWKNCMATVAIISVSTLVCISVGIPIGVVMSKSQRAEKAILPILDMMQTIPSFVYLIPIIMLLGIGKVPGLLAVCIYALPPIVRLTNLGIREVDKETLEASEAFGATPMQKLRSVQIPLSLPTIFAGINQTIMMALAMVVIASMIGVKGLGVPILQAISNQYLALGMMNGLAIVALAIIFDRVTQQYGQRIQKHRGQLKK; from the coding sequence ATGGATTTCTTTACTAAAATTCCAGTAATGGATAGAACAGCTCTTAGAGAGTTTAAGAAAGGAATCGACTTTAGTTTTAAAGAATTTTCAAGAGCCTATGGCGAAGGTATAGAAAGTTTTTTTGATCCACTTTTATATTTTTTAATCTGGTTAGAAAAGTTACTAATCAATAGTCCTTGGCCTGTAGTAATCGGTGTCTTTGCATTATTAGCTTGGATAGGTTCTAGAAGTATAAAATTAACTATAGGTACAGTGGTATGCTTTTTGATTATCGGTTATTTTGGAATGTGGAAAAATTGCATGGCAACTGTAGCCATAATATCTGTATCTACTCTTGTTTGTATATCAGTAGGAATCCCAATTGGTGTTGTTATGTCTAAATCTCAAAGAGCAGAAAAAGCAATTTTACCAATACTTGATATGATGCAAACTATTCCAAGTTTTGTGTATCTAATTCCTATCATTATGCTTCTAGGGATCGGTAAAGTGCCAGGACTACTAGCTGTCTGTATTTATGCTTTACCTCCAATTGTAAGACTAACCAATTTAGGGATTAGAGAAGTAGATAAAGAAACTCTTGAAGCGAGTGAAGCATTTGGAGCAACCCCAATGCAGAAATTGAGATCAGTCCAAATTCCATTATCACTTCCAACAATTTTTGCTGGAATTAATCAAACTATCATGATGGCTTTAGCAATGGTGGTGATTGCATCTATGATCGGTGTAAAAGGCCTTGGAGTACCTATTTTACAGGCAATTTCTAACCAATATTTAGCCTTAGGAATGATGAATGGTTTAGCAATTGTAGCCTTAGCAATTATCTTCGATAGGGTCACTCAACAGTACGGGCAAAGAATTCAAAAGCACAGAGGTCAGCTGAAGAAGTAA
- a CDS encoding glycine betaine ABC transporter substrate-binding protein produces the protein MKIKRILLFLAVVFGLTSFGSVANAACGNITIANMNWASANFMAEVDKIILEEGYGCSVELVPGATMPTFTSMQEKGEPDVAPEFWANAAIVALNKAVDEGKMHSINKAPITGLGEGWWVLPATLEKHPELTTAAAILERPDLFPHPEDPSKGGFHICPPGWACELINKQHFKAWGMEEKGWAIVETGSAAGLDGSIAKAAERGENWFGYYWSPTSLVGKYNLQSVDMGEWGGKENWDNCLVKPEQECGTPKKSSWVKSEVFTIATDNYKKTAGAEGMSYLEKRTYPGPVMNSMLVWMGENQAEGADAAIEFLKTQEGVWSKWVSSDAAAKIKKAL, from the coding sequence ATGAAAATTAAAAGAATACTTCTTTTCCTAGCTGTTGTTTTTGGTCTTACTTCTTTTGGAAGTGTGGCTAATGCTGCTTGTGGAAATATTACTATCGCTAATATGAACTGGGCTTCAGCAAACTTTATGGCTGAAGTTGATAAAATTATATTAGAAGAAGGTTATGGATGTTCTGTAGAATTGGTGCCAGGTGCAACAATGCCTACTTTTACATCTATGCAAGAAAAAGGTGAGCCAGATGTTGCTCCAGAATTTTGGGCTAACGCTGCAATAGTTGCTTTGAACAAAGCAGTTGATGAAGGCAAAATGCATTCTATTAACAAAGCTCCAATCACTGGTTTAGGTGAAGGTTGGTGGGTATTACCTGCTACTTTAGAAAAGCATCCTGAGCTAACAACTGCCGCTGCAATTTTAGAAAGACCTGATCTATTCCCTCACCCTGAGGATCCTTCAAAAGGTGGCTTCCACATTTGTCCTCCAGGTTGGGCTTGTGAATTAATTAACAAGCAACACTTTAAAGCTTGGGGCATGGAAGAAAAAGGTTGGGCAATTGTTGAAACTGGTTCTGCTGCAGGACTTGATGGTTCAATTGCTAAAGCTGCTGAAAGAGGAGAAAACTGGTTTGGTTATTACTGGTCACCAACTTCTTTAGTAGGAAAATACAATCTTCAGTCAGTTGACATGGGAGAATGGGGTGGAAAAGAAAATTGGGATAATTGTCTTGTAAAACCTGAACAAGAATGTGGTACTCCTAAAAAATCTTCATGGGTAAAATCTGAAGTTTTTACTATCGCTACTGACAACTACAAAAAAACTGCTGGTGCAGAAGGTATGAGTTACTTAGAGAAAAGAACATACCCAGGCCCAGTTATGAACTCAATGTTAGTATGGATGGGAGAAAACCAAGCTGAGGGTGCAGATGCTGCAATTGAATTCCTAAAAACACAAGAAGGTGTTTGGTCTAAATGGGTTTCAAGCGATGCTGCTGCAAAAATCAAAAAAGCACTTTAA
- a CDS encoding aromatic ring-hydroxylating oxygenase subunit alpha → MNLNKKLSDILDPKKIEVVKNPIEKAHGLPNECYLNDDYLEFEKEKVFKNNWTMVGVASSVPNPGDAKPFNLLDIPILIVRNKENEIKVFHNVCSHRGFKLVDQECKLKNVIRCPYHSWSYNFNGKLTVTPHIGGLGKHDVEGFDKNNSNLKEIKSKVWMDLIFININSNAKPFEEFIKPLENRWSKFISKKDQQLIRHASDNGYFDMTVNSNWKFAIENYCESYHLPWIHPELNRVSNIADHYHIEDENFNFSGQGSDKYSQQFDGNIKFKCFPNWPAELSEKSEYVSLYPNVMLGIHIDHFYAFWLEPISNNQTKEHFELYYIGDESASSKEFKGIREKNFAFWQEVMNEDVTAIEGMQKGRSSPAYNGGNFSPVMDTPTLMFHKWVATNLTK, encoded by the coding sequence ATGAATTTAAATAAAAAATTATCAGACATCTTAGATCCTAAAAAAATAGAAGTTGTTAAAAATCCTATAGAGAAAGCTCATGGATTACCTAATGAGTGTTATTTGAATGACGATTACTTAGAATTTGAAAAAGAAAAAGTATTTAAAAATAATTGGACGATGGTTGGTGTTGCAAGCTCAGTTCCAAATCCTGGTGATGCAAAGCCTTTTAATCTTTTAGATATTCCAATATTAATAGTTAGAAACAAAGAGAATGAGATAAAAGTTTTTCATAATGTTTGTAGTCACAGAGGTTTCAAATTAGTTGATCAAGAATGTAAATTAAAAAATGTAATAAGATGCCCTTATCATTCTTGGTCTTACAATTTTAATGGTAAATTAACTGTTACTCCTCATATAGGAGGATTAGGCAAACATGATGTAGAAGGATTTGATAAAAATAATAGCAACCTAAAAGAAATAAAATCAAAAGTTTGGATGGATTTAATCTTCATAAATATTAATTCTAATGCAAAACCATTTGAAGAATTTATTAAACCTTTAGAAAATAGATGGTCCAAGTTTATTTCTAAAAAAGACCAACAATTAATAAGACATGCATCTGACAACGGTTACTTTGATATGACTGTAAATAGTAATTGGAAATTTGCCATTGAAAATTATTGTGAAAGCTATCATTTGCCATGGATACATCCAGAATTAAATAGAGTTTCAAATATTGCAGATCATTATCATATAGAGGATGAAAATTTTAATTTCTCTGGACAAGGAAGTGATAAATATTCACAGCAGTTTGATGGAAATATAAAATTTAAATGTTTTCCAAATTGGCCAGCAGAACTTTCTGAAAAGTCAGAATATGTATCATTATATCCAAATGTAATGTTAGGAATTCATATAGATCATTTTTATGCATTTTGGTTAGAACCTATTTCCAACAACCAAACAAAAGAACACTTTGAATTATATTATATTGGAGATGAAAGTGCTTCGAGCAAAGAGTTTAAAGGTATACGAGAAAAAAATTTTGCATTTTGGCAAGAAGTTATGAATGAAGATGTAACTGCAATAGAAGGAATGCAAAAAGGGCGAAGTTCCCCAGCTTATAATGGTGGAAATTTTTCGCCTGTAATGGACACGCCTACTTTGATGTTTCACAAATGGGTTGCAACAAATTTAACAAAATGA
- a CDS encoding homocysteine S-methyltransferase family protein, with translation MKKDLITRLNEGPIMCAEGYLFAMERRGYLSAGPFVPEVVLEHPEVVTQLHREFIRAGSDVVQAFTYYGHREKLRIIGKEHLLEPMQKNALKIAKDAAAEFKDLDLMVCGDVANTNVFDPGDANTHKQCQQMYEEQVAWAKEAGVDFVIAETISWTDEMKIALKAIKDAGLIAVCNFAIPRGDKTREGHSAEDACKMMEDLGADVVGLNCYRGPEMTMKLLKKVRDKVSCHVSGLPVPYRTTEEEPGFLNITDHGCDCIPGGNAFPVALDNLFCNRFEMAEFAKECVENKINFIGICCGAEAHHVREMSVAIGKKPISMKYMPDMSKHFHHGTDKSLKKVNKEIKY, from the coding sequence ATGAAAAAAGATTTAATTACAAGGTTAAATGAGGGTCCTATCATGTGTGCAGAAGGATACCTTTTTGCAATGGAAAGAAGAGGTTATCTTTCAGCAGGTCCATTTGTTCCTGAAGTCGTTTTGGAGCATCCCGAGGTAGTAACACAATTACATAGAGAATTTATCAGAGCTGGATCAGATGTGGTCCAAGCATTTACTTATTACGGACATAGAGAAAAACTAAGAATAATTGGCAAAGAACATTTATTAGAACCAATGCAAAAAAATGCTCTTAAAATTGCAAAAGATGCAGCAGCTGAATTTAAAGATTTAGATTTGATGGTTTGTGGAGATGTTGCAAACACAAATGTATTTGATCCAGGTGATGCAAATACTCATAAGCAGTGTCAGCAGATGTATGAGGAGCAAGTTGCTTGGGCAAAAGAGGCTGGAGTTGATTTTGTTATTGCTGAAACAATTAGTTGGACTGATGAAATGAAAATTGCTTTGAAAGCAATCAAAGACGCTGGGCTGATTGCAGTGTGTAATTTTGCAATTCCTAGAGGCGATAAAACGAGAGAAGGACATAGTGCTGAAGATGCATGTAAGATGATGGAAGATCTAGGCGCCGATGTAGTTGGTCTAAATTGTTATAGAGGACCAGAGATGACAATGAAACTTTTAAAAAAAGTTAGAGACAAAGTTTCTTGTCACGTATCAGGGCTTCCAGTTCCATACAGAACTACTGAGGAAGAACCTGGTTTTTTAAATATTACTGATCATGGTTGTGATTGTATTCCTGGTGGGAATGCATTTCCTGTAGCTTTAGATAATTTATTTTGTAACAGATTTGAAATGGCAGAATTTGCAAAAGAGTGTGTTGAAAATAAAATAAATTTTATTGGGATTTGTTGTGGTGCCGAAGCTCATCATGTTAGAGAAATGTCTGTTGCAATTGGTAAAAAACCAATTTCAATGAAATACATGCCAGATATGAGTAAACATTTTCATCATGGTACTGATAAATCTTTAAAAAAAGTAAATAAGGAAATTAAATATTGA
- a CDS encoding GcvT family protein: MEKHAKVVIIGGGVVGCSILYHLSKFGLKDCILLERNELTSGSSWHAAGNVHVISSDPNISRMMAYTIGLYKEIEKESGHSTGFKPSGGFYLASNEVWADYLKRERSKARYMGLDQEFISLEEVKKKHPLIDPSRYLLALWDPIDGEVDPSGVTYAFAKAAKVHGGKYYTHTVVKDTKQKEDGTWDVFTEKGNINAEIVINAGGLWAREVGKLAGLNLPVQPMEHHYLITEPIPEIEAMGDQRLPIGTDFEGNIYFRQEGKGMLLGTYEPKSTPWKVEGTPMNFGHELLEPKLDNIEDRLAIGFERMPALEKAGIKNIVNGPFTFGPDGSPLIGPVPGMKNYWVAVGVMAGFCQGGGVGKCIAEWIIDGEPSIDVWAMDVARFGDYASPQYGTIKSSENYERRFIMTFPNETLPKGRKQKTTALYDRFVNQGAVMGDSFGLENVLWFANNKEDAHEEPTIKRSRSHDYVSKEVINVRENVGLVEVANFSKHEFKGPDARKFLDHIMAGRLPKPGRISLSPMLSYRGKLCGDLTVACLDENEFMVFGSGAAQEMHRRWFESHLDKFNLNYSNRSDEYHGLSIAGPNSRKVLEKIVRDDVSNEKFKFRDSRRMFVGGVPALVNRISFTGELGYEIYVAPHYQLKLYEELIEAGKEFNIKPFGGRALMSMRLEKNWGAWTLDYRPDFTAKETGLDAFINWDKEFIGKESAQKENSSHKLTPLIVETNDIDVTNNEAVMNGDQSIGYVTSGGFAHFVNKSVAFTFVDQDKIKSENKVQVEINGDLFNCSIIKEPLYDPSGQKMRS; the protein is encoded by the coding sequence ATGGAAAAACATGCCAAAGTTGTAATCATAGGTGGTGGCGTAGTTGGATGTTCTATTCTTTACCATTTATCAAAATTTGGATTAAAAGATTGTATTTTACTTGAAAGAAATGAACTCACATCAGGTTCTTCATGGCATGCTGCCGGAAATGTTCATGTAATTTCTTCTGACCCAAACATCTCTCGGATGATGGCTTACACAATTGGTTTATATAAAGAGATTGAAAAAGAATCTGGTCATTCAACAGGATTTAAACCTAGTGGAGGTTTTTATTTAGCTTCAAATGAAGTGTGGGCTGATTATTTAAAGAGAGAAAGATCAAAAGCAAGATACATGGGGCTTGATCAAGAGTTTATTTCTCTAGAAGAAGTAAAAAAGAAACATCCGTTAATTGATCCGTCTAGATACTTGCTAGCATTATGGGATCCTATTGATGGTGAAGTTGATCCATCAGGAGTTACTTATGCTTTTGCAAAAGCCGCAAAAGTTCATGGAGGAAAATATTATACTCACACAGTCGTAAAAGACACAAAACAAAAAGAAGATGGAACCTGGGATGTATTTACTGAAAAAGGAAACATTAATGCTGAAATAGTAATTAATGCAGGTGGTTTGTGGGCTAGAGAAGTTGGCAAATTAGCAGGATTAAATCTTCCAGTTCAGCCCATGGAGCATCATTATTTAATCACTGAACCTATTCCAGAAATTGAAGCAATGGGAGATCAACGATTACCTATCGGAACAGATTTTGAGGGAAATATTTATTTTAGACAAGAAGGAAAAGGGATGTTGCTTGGAACTTACGAGCCAAAATCAACTCCTTGGAAAGTAGAAGGAACTCCTATGAATTTTGGACATGAATTACTGGAGCCAAAATTAGATAATATTGAAGATCGATTAGCAATTGGTTTTGAGAGAATGCCTGCCTTAGAGAAAGCGGGAATAAAAAACATTGTAAATGGACCTTTTACTTTTGGTCCAGACGGAAGTCCATTGATTGGTCCAGTACCTGGAATGAAAAATTATTGGGTTGCAGTTGGTGTTATGGCTGGGTTTTGCCAAGGGGGTGGTGTTGGAAAATGTATTGCTGAATGGATTATTGACGGTGAACCTTCAATTGATGTTTGGGCAATGGATGTTGCTCGTTTTGGAGATTATGCATCACCACAATATGGAACAATAAAATCTTCAGAAAACTATGAAAGAAGATTTATTATGACATTTCCTAATGAAACTTTACCAAAAGGAAGAAAACAAAAAACAACAGCACTTTATGATCGATTTGTTAATCAAGGAGCTGTGATGGGAGATAGTTTTGGATTAGAAAATGTTTTGTGGTTTGCAAATAATAAAGAAGATGCTCATGAAGAACCTACAATTAAAAGATCAAGATCACATGATTATGTTTCAAAAGAAGTTATTAATGTAAGAGAGAATGTTGGTTTGGTAGAGGTTGCAAATTTTTCAAAACATGAGTTCAAAGGCCCGGATGCTAGAAAATTTTTAGATCACATAATGGCTGGGAGACTTCCTAAACCTGGAAGAATATCTTTATCACCAATGTTATCTTATAGGGGGAAATTGTGTGGAGATTTAACAGTTGCTTGCTTGGATGAAAATGAATTTATGGTATTTGGATCTGGTGCTGCTCAAGAAATGCACAGACGTTGGTTTGAAAGTCACTTAGATAAATTTAATTTAAATTATTCTAATAGATCTGATGAGTATCATGGTTTGTCTATTGCAGGACCTAACTCAAGGAAAGTTTTAGAAAAAATTGTAAGAGACGATGTTTCAAATGAAAAATTTAAATTTAGAGATTCTAGAAGAATGTTTGTTGGAGGAGTTCCTGCATTAGTAAATAGAATTTCATTTACTGGAGAGCTTGGTTACGAAATTTATGTAGCTCCTCATTATCAACTAAAATTATACGAAGAACTAATTGAAGCTGGAAAAGAATTTAACATCAAACCTTTTGGTGGAAGAGCATTAATGTCGATGAGGCTTGAGAAAAATTGGGGAGCTTGGACATTAGATTATAGACCAGATTTTACTGCTAAAGAAACAGGATTAGATGCTTTTATAAATTGGGATAAAGAATTTATAGGTAAAGAGAGCGCACAAAAGGAAAACTCCTCACACAAGCTTACACCTTTAATTGTTGAAACCAATGATATTGATGTAACAAATAATGAAGCCGTTATGAATGGAGATCAAAGTATAGGTTATGTTACTTCAGGTGGTTTTGCACATTTTGTAAATAAGAGTGTTGCTTTTACTTTTGTTGATCAGGATAAAATTAAATCTGAAAATAAAGTTCAAGTAGAGATAAATGGAGATTTATTTAATTGCTCAATAATTAAAGAACCACTTTATGATCCAAGTGGTCAAAAAATGAGAAGTTAA
- a CDS encoding class I SAM-dependent DNA methyltransferase, with protein MSDQDKDVSKNLNIYKLDKTEDVMSYYADWAENNKYNKDMIDWNYTGPKETAAAFNKHQQNKDALILDAGCGTGLVAQELEKFGFNYFHGIDLSQDLLNSVPKNLYKKLSKLDLNKEIPEADNTYDSVLCVGTFTFGHVKNNALDEFLRITKSGGYIGFTINEGIFKKYSFDTKIEEFKNKELWEEKDFFKSDYIASKNVNAWLGIYKVTK; from the coding sequence ATGTCTGATCAAGATAAAGACGTATCTAAAAATTTAAATATTTATAAATTAGACAAAACAGAAGACGTGATGAGTTATTACGCAGATTGGGCAGAAAATAATAAATATAATAAAGACATGATCGATTGGAACTATACAGGTCCAAAAGAAACAGCTGCAGCTTTTAATAAACATCAGCAAAATAAAGATGCATTAATACTCGATGCGGGTTGCGGTACAGGGTTAGTTGCTCAAGAATTAGAGAAATTTGGATTTAATTATTTTCATGGAATAGACTTATCCCAAGATCTTTTAAATTCAGTTCCAAAAAACCTTTACAAAAAACTAAGTAAATTAGACTTAAACAAAGAAATTCCCGAAGCAGATAATACTTATGATAGCGTGTTATGCGTTGGAACTTTCACATTTGGTCATGTCAAAAATAATGCTTTAGATGAATTTTTAAGAATCACCAAATCAGGCGGCTATATTGGTTTCACTATAAATGAGGGTATTTTTAAGAAATACAGTTTTGATACAAAAATAGAGGAATTTAAAAACAAAGAATTATGGGAAGAAAAAGATTTCTTTAAATCAGATTACATAGCTAGTAAAAATGTAAATGCATGGTTAGGAATTTATAAAGTTACAAAATGA
- a CDS encoding M24 family metallopeptidase: protein MRFKRKIVPEFKPKQNFIIKKRLREDEIDFDKLRSYRLDRVKKELEKNNLEACILFDPVNVRYALDSVNMSVYNMHNLTRYCFIPVNGPTILYEYFNCEKLSEHLNLIDELRPVITWDYFSNGDQSEQQLKKWVNEVKDLSNSYFKSKKIAIDVLNGPAVSALNKENIQVVDAKLILEQARVIKSNDEIKCMRSAIDVAEMGIVKMKEQLKPGMTENELWSILHQTNIENYGEWIECRLLASGERTNPWMQECSNKIIQDKEIVSFDTDMVGPYGYCADISRAFVVGNKFNDDQKKLYSMAVEQIDYNSNLIKPGLSFKEFIEKSWNLPDDYYGNRYSCMVHGIGLCDEWPFIRYPTDGGQKEGCFQKNMTITVESYIGKVGGKEGVKLEQQYLIGENGLELMSHHPLEDI, encoded by the coding sequence ATGAGATTTAAGAGAAAAATAGTTCCAGAATTTAAACCTAAACAGAATTTTATTATCAAAAAAAGATTAAGAGAAGACGAGATAGATTTTGATAAGCTAAGATCTTATCGTTTAGATAGAGTTAAAAAAGAATTAGAAAAAAATAATTTAGAAGCGTGTATTTTATTCGACCCAGTAAATGTTCGATATGCATTAGATAGTGTAAACATGAGTGTTTATAATATGCATAACCTAACAAGGTATTGCTTTATTCCAGTTAATGGTCCTACAATACTTTATGAGTATTTCAATTGTGAGAAATTATCAGAGCATTTGAATCTTATTGATGAATTAAGACCTGTGATTACTTGGGATTATTTTAGTAACGGTGATCAATCAGAACAACAATTAAAAAAATGGGTTAATGAAGTTAAAGATTTATCAAACTCATATTTTAAATCTAAAAAAATTGCTATTGATGTTTTAAATGGTCCTGCGGTTTCAGCATTAAATAAAGAGAACATCCAAGTCGTTGATGCTAAATTAATTTTAGAACAAGCAAGAGTAATAAAATCAAATGATGAAATTAAATGTATGAGATCAGCGATTGATGTCGCTGAAATGGGTATTGTTAAGATGAAGGAACAATTAAAACCAGGAATGACCGAGAATGAATTATGGTCAATACTCCATCAAACGAATATAGAAAATTATGGTGAGTGGATTGAATGTAGATTGTTAGCTTCAGGAGAAAGAACTAATCCATGGATGCAAGAATGCAGTAATAAAATTATCCAAGATAAAGAAATTGTTTCTTTTGATACTGACATGGTTGGCCCCTATGGTTATTGTGCAGATATATCTCGTGCATTTGTTGTTGGAAACAAATTTAATGATGATCAAAAAAAACTATATTCAATGGCAGTTGAACAAATTGATTACAATTCTAATTTAATTAAACCAGGATTATCGTTTAAGGAATTTATTGAAAAATCATGGAATTTGCCTGATGACTATTATGGAAATAGATATTCTTGTATGGTTCATGGAATTGGACTCTGTGATGAATGGCCATTCATAAGATACCCAACAGATGGTGGTCAAAAGGAAGGTTGTTTTCAGAAAAATATGACTATTACAGTAGAAAGTTATATTGGAAAAGTAGGTGGTAAAGAAGGTGTTAAGCTTGAGCAACAATACCTAATTGGTGAAAATGGACTTGAATTAATGTCCCATCATCCGTTAGAAGATATTTAA
- a CDS encoding AAA family ATPase produces MKIILVMGLPGAGKTTLANEMAPHLNAKRLNADEVRKAADDWNFSEEGRVRQAKRMAEFALKLKAEGHYVIADFVAPTPEARSMFPADFRIWVDTIKKSRFEDTNQMFVNPKNFDYHVTTQDAKKWAPLIIEEIKK; encoded by the coding sequence ATGAAAATTATTTTAGTTATGGGTTTACCTGGTGCAGGTAAAACAACTTTAGCAAATGAAATGGCACCTCATTTAAACGCTAAAAGATTAAATGCAGATGAAGTCAGAAAAGCTGCTGATGATTGGAATTTTTCAGAAGAAGGAAGAGTAAGACAAGCAAAAAGAATGGCTGAATTTGCTCTTAAATTAAAGGCAGAGGGTCATTATGTAATTGCAGACTTTGTTGCTCCTACGCCGGAGGCAAGAAGTATGTTTCCAGCAGATTTTAGAATTTGGGTCGATACAATAAAGAAAAGTAGATTTGAAGATACCAATCAAATGTTTGTTAATCCAAAAAACTTTGACTACCATGTAACAACTCAGGATGCTAAGAAATGGGCACCTTTAATAATTGAGGAGATTAAAAAATGA
- a CDS encoding cytidyltransferase produces the protein MTYQWDNKKPTAQMLGRWQPFHDGHYKLFKEIIKKTGQVCIQIRDVQGVDDNPFDFETVKKNIEERLNPEFEGQFKIMLVPNITNICYGRGVGYKIEEIVLDEETQKISATKIRAQMREEGKLK, from the coding sequence ATGACATATCAATGGGATAATAAAAAACCGACAGCTCAAATGTTGGGAAGATGGCAACCCTTTCATGACGGACACTATAAACTGTTTAAAGAGATAATTAAAAAAACAGGACAAGTTTGTATCCAAATAAGAGATGTGCAAGGAGTGGATGACAATCCATTTGATTTTGAAACCGTAAAAAAAAATATCGAAGAAAGATTAAATCCTGAATTTGAAGGTCAATTTAAAATTATGCTGGTTCCCAATATTACAAATATTTGTTATGGAAGAGGTGTTGGTTACAAAATTGAGGAAATAGTTTTAGATGAAGAAACTCAAAAAATTTCAGCCACTAAAATTAGAGCTCAAATGAGAGAAGAGGGTAAATTAAAATAA